A DNA window from Natronogracilivirga saccharolytica contains the following coding sequences:
- a CDS encoding AMP-dependent synthetase/ligase, translating to MESRIIASNLADLYRKAADKYESLPAFATRKKALEWEPVSFRELYEQGKELAAGLIELGVEARDHVGLFSDNRVEWMLADYGIQLCGAVNSPRGADVTDDEMVYIINHARIRVAFVENDALQKKIMRLKPDMPELQEVILLSSKSEPLEGVHPLREVMAIGALQREKGDRQVEERMDAIRPDDLFTLIYTSGTTGKPKGVMLTHSNMMSQMEVIPIELTCTDRVLSILPIWHIFERVFEVYTISCGACNYYTSIRTLGDDLQNVEPTFMGSAPRLWESLHQRILENVRSAHPVRRALFHIAYFLGHYYQESIFYITNNDLQLKPQSKIKRAIFRAGHLIRLLLLLPWYGFFNAAVLESVRKSAGGSIKATVSGGGALPIEIDKFFNYIGIPVLEGYGLTETSPVIAVRTEEKLVNGTVGPPVADTEVRIVDLDTEEVLYPNEKYPHQGRGLRGEIWVRGPQVMKGYYREPSITKSVLRDGGWFRTGDMGMMTHNGSLKILGRSKSTIVLSNGENLEPEPLEMQLRQSRYIENCMVVGQDQKFVGALIVPRLEVFREEGVEAESLEDLAENPKANRIMKEEVRQMLTRTAGIKKFEYVRDFRLLPNTFKVGDEVTNLFKLKRHVIEDKYQDTINDIFAPKEVKV from the coding sequence ATGGAATCCCGTATCATTGCGTCAAATCTGGCTGATCTTTACCGGAAGGCTGCAGACAAGTATGAGTCGCTGCCGGCATTTGCTACACGAAAAAAAGCACTTGAGTGGGAGCCGGTCTCATTCCGGGAGTTGTACGAACAGGGCAAAGAGCTGGCAGCCGGACTGATTGAACTTGGCGTAGAGGCACGGGATCATGTCGGGCTTTTCAGTGACAACCGCGTAGAGTGGATGCTTGCCGATTACGGGATTCAGCTTTGCGGTGCGGTGAACTCCCCCCGCGGTGCCGATGTCACCGATGACGAAATGGTGTACATCATCAACCACGCCAGAATCCGGGTAGCTTTTGTGGAGAATGATGCACTGCAGAAAAAAATCATGAGGCTGAAGCCCGATATGCCGGAACTGCAGGAGGTCATTCTGCTGAGTTCGAAATCCGAACCACTCGAAGGGGTGCACCCGCTGCGGGAAGTGATGGCCATAGGCGCCCTGCAGAGGGAAAAAGGTGACCGCCAGGTTGAAGAGCGAATGGACGCCATCCGCCCGGACGACCTGTTTACGCTTATCTACACATCGGGGACTACCGGCAAGCCCAAAGGGGTCATGCTTACCCACTCGAACATGATGTCGCAGATGGAGGTGATCCCGATTGAGCTCACCTGCACTGACCGGGTTCTGTCCATATTGCCCATCTGGCATATTTTTGAGCGGGTTTTCGAGGTGTATACCATCAGCTGCGGTGCATGTAATTATTATACGAGTATCCGGACACTCGGAGATGACCTGCAGAATGTCGAGCCTACGTTCATGGGATCGGCGCCCAGATTGTGGGAAAGTCTGCATCAGCGCATCCTGGAAAATGTACGCAGCGCACACCCGGTCCGGCGGGCACTTTTCCACATCGCTTATTTCCTGGGACACTATTATCAGGAATCTATTTTCTATATAACCAACAATGATCTGCAGCTCAAGCCGCAATCCAAAATCAAACGCGCGATATTCCGGGCCGGACATCTGATCCGGCTGCTTCTGCTGCTTCCCTGGTACGGGTTCTTCAATGCGGCTGTGCTTGAAAGTGTGCGGAAAAGTGCAGGCGGTTCCATTAAAGCGACGGTTTCCGGCGGCGGCGCACTGCCCATAGAAATCGACAAGTTTTTTAATTACATCGGAATTCCTGTGCTGGAGGGATACGGGCTGACCGAAACATCTCCGGTTATTGCCGTTCGCACCGAAGAAAAACTGGTCAACGGTACGGTGGGACCGCCGGTGGCGGATACCGAAGTCCGGATTGTGGATCTTGACACTGAGGAGGTACTGTACCCCAACGAGAAATACCCGCATCAGGGACGCGGTTTGCGCGGCGAGATCTGGGTCCGCGGGCCGCAGGTGATGAAGGGCTATTACCGCGAACCGTCAATCACAAAAAGTGTGCTGCGGGATGGCGGTTGGTTCCGCACAGGGGATATGGGAATGATGACGCACAACGGTTCACTCAAAATCCTGGGCCGCAGCAAATCCACCATCGTACTGTCCAACGGCGAAAACCTGGAGCCTGAGCCGCTGGAAATGCAGCTGCGCCAAAGCCGCTACATTGAAAACTGCATGGTGGTCGGACAGGATCAGAAATTTGTGGGTGCGCTGATTGTCCCGAGGCTGGAAGTTTTTCGTGAAGAAGGTGTTGAAGCAGAATCACTTGAGGATCTGGCTGAAAACCCGAAGGCAAACCGCATCATGAAGGAGGAGGTCCGTCAGATGCTGACCCGTACCGCAGGCATCAAAAAGTTCGAGTATGTACGTGATTTCCGTTTGCTGCCCAATACCTTCAAGGTTGGCGACGAAGTAACCAACCTGTTCAAGCTGAAACGGCACGTGATCGAAGATAAATATCAGGATACCATAAACGATATTTTTGCGCCCAAAGAGGTAAAGGTTTAG
- a CDS encoding CotH kinase family protein — protein sequence MSFPSGAVAGSPPGPPEFSHPAGTFTDPFELHLSAGEETEIYYTTDGGIPDRSSRRYIEDDPIEMHGTRMIRARAYREGDQPGEVVTKIYSRLHPNVADFDSDLPLVIVHQFEETMLENCDNPDSPSNCERTLVYFSVIDRDDDGRARLLSDDLHVHGRSESNYRGTSSLSMFPKRQFGVRLIDEDDENRNEPILGMPSENNWIMHAPYDDKTLMRNAVAYRLSRDMGRYAPRTRFVELFLHDGDGPVTSGHYHGVYMLVERIKWDDNRVDITKVGPDDNQEPEITGGYIINYDRDVHFRSDERNTGFALVRPQDWDITPEQRNWISGYIGNLERALFGPDFDDPRQGYAAWLDPESFIDHHLITEALKEIDGYRLSTYLHKDRGGRLVMGPVWDYNISLGNGNYLQAYNPLGWYYTQISEEDYMNGWYTRLFEDPGFDERYRERWWELRDGPFATEHITGLIRDYADLLYESQQRNFDRWQILGEYVWPNHFIGDTYDEEVDYMVDWIEQRLSWIDSQMGTPPDKPKSQLRYFWYFGDEMANNTPFETLEPRYALVDSARIRFESALDGYPFDEDHPEWRSASMERRNRPTDINYRPEGNHGRPYDMNRMRALQVRQPFTGDGGENTMVFEVPTTGLDDVVFRFAAMDEAAADELIIDYSADGEETWTTDGLDEYRHPLTFEFRKYEIDFSEIDDAADNPDFRIRIRFDGDDMSADDGNRVTFNNFSLGTPADEPRDVSASGDDEKTRETTPDQFKLGEGYPNPFNPETTIPFSLADPADVRITVYDVTGRQVARLADERYSSGTHQVTFDAGQLASGVYLVRAEMVAGSGEQHNFTRKITLIK from the coding sequence GTGTCTTTCCCGTCCGGGGCAGTTGCAGGGTCACCCCCCGGACCACCCGAATTTTCCCATCCGGCCGGCACTTTTACCGATCCGTTCGAACTGCATTTGTCCGCCGGCGAGGAAACCGAAATTTACTACACAACCGACGGCGGGATTCCTGACCGCTCTTCCCGGCGGTACATTGAGGACGACCCCATCGAGATGCACGGCACAAGAATGATACGTGCGCGGGCCTACCGGGAGGGAGATCAGCCCGGGGAAGTCGTAACCAAAATCTACAGCCGCCTCCATCCCAACGTAGCTGACTTTGATTCCGACCTGCCGCTTGTCATCGTCCATCAGTTCGAAGAAACCATGCTGGAGAATTGTGACAATCCCGATTCACCATCAAATTGCGAGCGTACGCTTGTCTATTTTTCGGTCATCGACCGCGATGATGACGGACGGGCCCGGCTACTTTCGGATGACCTTCATGTGCACGGGCGCAGCGAGTCCAATTATCGCGGGACAAGCTCCCTGTCCATGTTCCCGAAACGTCAGTTCGGTGTGCGGCTGATTGACGAGGATGACGAAAACCGCAACGAGCCGATTCTGGGTATGCCGTCGGAAAACAACTGGATCATGCATGCCCCGTACGATGACAAAACGCTCATGCGCAATGCCGTCGCCTACCGGCTCAGCCGGGACATGGGCCGGTATGCCCCGCGTACCCGCTTCGTCGAGCTCTTTCTTCACGACGGCGACGGACCGGTCACGTCCGGTCATTACCATGGCGTATACATGCTGGTCGAACGCATCAAATGGGACGACAACCGGGTCGACATCACCAAAGTTGGCCCCGATGACAATCAGGAACCCGAAATAACCGGCGGTTACATCATCAACTATGACCGCGATGTGCATTTCCGGAGCGATGAACGCAATACCGGCTTCGCGCTGGTCCGTCCGCAGGACTGGGACATCACACCGGAGCAGCGCAACTGGATTTCCGGTTACATCGGTAATCTTGAACGGGCCCTGTTCGGACCCGACTTTGACGATCCGCGGCAGGGCTATGCCGCCTGGCTGGATCCGGAGTCCTTTATCGATCATCATTTGATTACCGAGGCGCTCAAGGAGATCGACGGCTACCGGCTGAGTACGTATCTGCACAAGGACCGCGGCGGAAGGCTGGTCATGGGTCCGGTCTGGGACTACAACATCAGTCTGGGTAACGGAAATTACCTTCAGGCTTATAACCCGCTGGGATGGTATTATACTCAAATCTCTGAAGAAGATTACATGAACGGCTGGTATACCCGGTTATTCGAAGATCCCGGCTTTGATGAACGCTACAGAGAGCGTTGGTGGGAACTGCGCGACGGCCCCTTCGCCACCGAACACATCACCGGACTCATCCGTGACTACGCCGATCTGCTGTATGAGTCCCAGCAGCGCAATTTTGACCGATGGCAAATTCTGGGTGAATATGTGTGGCCCAATCATTTCATCGGCGACACCTACGATGAAGAAGTCGACTACATGGTTGACTGGATAGAACAGCGTCTGAGCTGGATCGACTCGCAAATGGGCACCCCTCCGGACAAACCGAAATCACAGCTGCGCTATTTCTGGTATTTCGGTGACGAAATGGCCAACAACACTCCTTTCGAAACACTCGAGCCCCGGTATGCCCTGGTCGACAGCGCCCGCATCCGCTTTGAGTCGGCGCTGGACGGTTACCCGTTTGATGAGGATCACCCCGAGTGGCGCAGCGCATCAATGGAGCGACGGAACCGGCCCACCGACATCAACTACCGCCCCGAGGGCAATCATGGCAGACCCTACGACATGAACCGCATGCGCGCACTTCAGGTCCGGCAGCCATTCACGGGTGACGGCGGAGAAAATACGATGGTGTTCGAAGTCCCCACAACCGGGCTGGATGATGTCGTTTTCCGGTTTGCAGCCATGGATGAAGCTGCCGCGGACGAATTGATCATCGATTATTCGGCGGATGGCGAGGAAACCTGGACAACCGACGGCCTGGATGAATACCGGCATCCGCTGACCTTCGAGTTCCGGAAGTACGAAATTGACTTCAGTGAAATCGACGATGCTGCCGACAATCCCGATTTCCGGATACGCATCCGGTTCGACGGTGACGATATGTCGGCAGATGACGGCAACCGCGTTACGTTCAACAACTTCAGCCTGGGCACACCTGCTGATGAGCCCAGAGATGTTTCTGCATCAGGAGATGATGAAAAGACCCGCGAAACCACGCCTGATCAGTTCAAACTCGGAGAGGGCTACCCCAATCCCTTCAACCCGGAAACTACCATTCCTTTCTCTCTGGCTGACCCTGCCGATGTGCGTATTACCGTCTATGATGTCACCGGCAGGCAGGTTGCAAGATTGGCGGATGAAAGGTACAGCAGCGGAACACATCAGGTCACTTTTGATGCCGGACAGCTGGCGAGCGGTGTCTATCTGGTGCGGGCAGAAATGGTAGCTGGAAGCGGTGAGCAGCATAATTTCACCCGGAAAATCACCCTGATCAAGTAA
- a CDS encoding right-handed parallel beta-helix repeat-containing protein, with translation MPSIKYYLIRANSTLFILFAAAIITVTGSSVFAITSAYSPAITGTCSKIVENGESIQEAIDSASSGDVICIESGAFEEDLEISTPNLTLRAADDDAAPVIEGGNTGIRITDTGNTVISGLTIRNFSNDGVRVENSSDVVIRGNYMTNNGKAVSAFRSPGLHVTENELTDQRFGFRQGFGIEIAESDSVLIDLNTISENPSDGIRLLRSRHMNVLNNEISGNNGSGVYLLESDSIMVAGNMITDGNTHGIHLEESLGNVIEDNTITDNRLHGIVMEEFSHQTSLLGNTLSGHDADIYMVESAYATINDNNLGTGIVIDPDNIRSDFTAGQTHYNHTMENNTVNGGLLYYGKNITADDVPAGAQQVIIHNSDGLSLSGLSFSDVAIGLQISYSDNVTLTNITAENHLFTGVRLVVSERTTVRESEFNSNGNDGLFLESSPHSLVENSSATGNGENGMVYFWSENSTFDGNTAVGNGDNGVYNWNSHDGTVINNTATENGTGIVVSRSARSVASNNTANDNIGTGLSVGLVRNPQVIGNTALRNGANGISTGNLEGTGSISDNIITHNQGNGLVVGTRRLISSNIVYENNTIRHNERHGVRINSTNSATITGNTIEENSEYGIYIGSDASGANINGNTIADNDLTGIYMDNRLADSAQIEGNTLSGHPIDIHMAEIRRRQGIHDNDFETGILIVGETSENYDHFISGNTVNGKELFYSRGDTLPEIPADPGQVIIFQGGYAVVEDLAFENVAAGVQAGFSDTLIVRNTTFDGLQIGLNTTGTEVVTIVENTFAGNDTGVLLQGEHAPIFFADNEFLANAVGLDAGNMSPDADARNNWWGSASGPSGDVEDSVTETVAGGSGDAIVGTTRFDPWLGQGTIPTRAGDGVDGPGREVPAAFELAQNYPNPFNPSTRIRYSVAEASHVRLAVYDVLGREIAVLVDQLREPGQYDIRFDASAITSGIYLYRLDADSYSLTRKMTFVK, from the coding sequence ATGCCATCCATCAAATACTACTTGATAAGGGCAAACTCTACCCTGTTCATATTATTTGCAGCAGCAATCATAACGGTAACCGGCTCGTCCGTGTTCGCCATAACGTCCGCCTATTCCCCCGCCATCACCGGAACTTGCAGTAAAATCGTCGAAAACGGTGAATCCATCCAGGAAGCGATCGATTCCGCATCATCCGGAGATGTCATCTGCATTGAATCGGGCGCGTTTGAGGAGGATCTTGAAATAAGCACGCCCAATCTCACCCTTCGGGCGGCGGATGACGACGCGGCACCTGTCATCGAAGGAGGCAACACCGGCATCCGGATCACCGATACCGGCAACACGGTCATCTCTGGATTAACGATTCGGAATTTCAGTAATGATGGCGTGAGAGTGGAAAACAGTTCCGATGTAGTGATCCGCGGCAACTACATGACCAACAACGGCAAAGCCGTTTCCGCGTTTCGGTCCCCCGGACTTCATGTCACCGAAAACGAGTTGACCGACCAACGCTTCGGATTCCGTCAGGGTTTTGGCATCGAGATTGCTGAATCGGACTCGGTTCTTATCGACCTGAATACCATCAGCGAGAATCCTTCCGATGGCATCCGGCTGCTCCGGTCCCGGCACATGAACGTACTAAACAACGAGATTTCCGGGAATAACGGCTCGGGTGTGTATCTGCTGGAATCGGACTCCATCATGGTAGCCGGCAACATGATCACAGATGGCAACACGCACGGCATCCATCTGGAAGAGTCCCTTGGCAATGTGATTGAGGACAATACCATTACGGATAACCGCCTGCACGGCATTGTAATGGAGGAATTTTCGCACCAGACATCACTGCTGGGCAATACCCTGTCCGGTCACGATGCGGACATCTACATGGTGGAGTCCGCTTACGCAACCATCAATGACAACAACCTGGGCACAGGGATAGTTATCGATCCGGACAACATCCGCTCTGATTTCACAGCGGGACAGACCCACTACAACCACACCATGGAGAACAACACAGTCAACGGCGGGTTGTTGTACTACGGAAAGAACATCACTGCCGATGATGTCCCCGCCGGCGCGCAGCAGGTGATCATCCACAACTCCGACGGCCTCAGCTTGTCCGGCCTCTCCTTTTCGGATGTGGCGATCGGGCTGCAGATCTCCTACAGCGACAATGTGACCCTCACCAATATCACCGCAGAGAACCATCTCTTCACGGGTGTCCGGCTGGTGGTATCTGAAAGAACCACCGTCCGTGAAAGCGAATTCAACAGCAACGGAAACGACGGACTGTTTCTGGAGTCATCGCCCCACTCACTGGTGGAAAACAGCAGTGCGACCGGCAACGGAGAAAACGGCATGGTCTATTTCTGGTCGGAAAACTCTACGTTTGACGGTAACACCGCAGTGGGCAACGGCGATAACGGCGTTTACAACTGGAACTCGCACGATGGCACGGTCATCAACAACACGGCCACCGAAAACGGAACCGGCATCGTCGTTTCACGATCCGCCCGGTCCGTTGCCAGCAACAACACGGCCAATGATAATATTGGAACCGGGCTGAGTGTGGGACTGGTGAGAAATCCGCAAGTCATCGGTAACACAGCGCTGCGCAACGGCGCGAATGGTATTTCAACCGGCAATCTCGAGGGAACGGGATCCATTTCAGACAACATAATAACCCACAATCAAGGGAATGGACTTGTGGTGGGAACGCGGAGACTCATCTCCAGCAACATTGTCTACGAGAACAATACGATCCGCCATAATGAGCGGCACGGGGTGAGAATCAACTCTACCAACAGCGCGACGATTACCGGTAACACCATTGAAGAGAACAGTGAATACGGCATCTATATCGGCTCGGATGCTTCTGGTGCCAACATCAATGGCAACACCATCGCCGACAACGACCTGACCGGTATCTATATGGATAACCGCCTGGCCGATAGCGCCCAAATTGAAGGAAACACCCTGTCCGGACATCCCATAGACATCCATATGGCTGAAATCCGGCGCCGGCAGGGAATCCACGACAATGATTTTGAAACAGGTATCCTGATAGTGGGTGAAACCAGCGAGAACTACGACCATTTCATCAGCGGCAACACCGTGAATGGCAAAGAGCTGTTCTATTCGCGCGGGGACACGCTTCCCGAAATCCCGGCGGATCCGGGACAGGTCATTATCTTCCAGGGAGGATATGCGGTTGTCGAGGATCTGGCGTTTGAGAATGTGGCGGCGGGTGTGCAGGCAGGATTTTCGGACACGCTGATCGTCCGCAATACCACATTTGACGGGTTGCAGATCGGATTGAATACAACCGGCACGGAAGTTGTAACCATCGTGGAGAACACGTTTGCCGGCAACGACACCGGCGTGCTGCTTCAGGGTGAACATGCGCCCATATTTTTTGCAGATAATGAGTTTCTGGCCAATGCTGTCGGACTGGATGCCGGCAATATGAGCCCCGATGCGGATGCACGCAATAACTGGTGGGGCAGTGCGTCGGGTCCGTCGGGCGATGTCGAGGATTCGGTAACAGAGACGGTTGCCGGGGGCAGCGGAGACGCCATTGTGGGTACCACCCGGTTTGATCCGTGGCTGGGGCAGGGGACCATTCCGACGCGGGCAGGAGACGGGGTGGATGGTCCGGGCCGTGAGGTGCCTGCCGCTTTTGAACTGGCACAAAACTACCCGAACCCGTTCAATCCGTCGACCAGAATCCGCTACAGCGTCGCAGAGGCTTCACATGTACGCCTGGCTGTTTATGATGTGCTTGGACGCGAAATCGCCGTGTTGGTCGACCAGCTCCGCGAGCCGGGGCAATATGACATCCGGTTTGATGCTTCAGCAATCACCAGCGGTATTTATCTGTACCGCCTGGACGCTGACAGCTACTCGCTGACGCGCAAAATGACTTTCGTCAAATAA
- a CDS encoding M20 metallopeptidase family protein, with translation MNKEQNNTETRPAPVSREALEKRIGEIYNDAVSWRRHLHRNPELSFREFETTRWIVEKLEAWGYEVHRPCETGCVAVLKGGRSEDNGAEKTIALRADIDALPIREEGEAKSEFLSENDGVAHCCGHDLHTANLLGTALLLSEQKNALSGNVILIFQAGEEVLPGGGRLLAETGILEELGVSEIYGLHTDPRHEPGRVAVKKGPMMASPYEFTVEIRGKGGHAAAPHQAADPIVIAAQVIMQLQTIVSRYTDPADAAVVTVSRIKAGTARNIIPETVVLEGTIRTFSEQQTKDIFRRIESICDHAAASAGGSAECELITGYPPVINHPETTEKFMNMAGDVLVPLEKPVMAGEDFSFYQKQIPGTFFFLGSGSDEADSRHSWHHPRYNVDERCLKTGMRVMASLVLQLDPEA, from the coding sequence ATGAATAAAGAGCAGAACAATACAGAGACCCGGCCGGCTCCGGTTTCCCGGGAAGCTCTGGAGAAGCGGATCGGGGAAATTTATAATGACGCTGTTTCCTGGCGCCGGCATCTGCACCGGAATCCGGAGTTGAGTTTCCGGGAGTTTGAAACGACCCGCTGGATCGTTGAAAAGCTCGAAGCGTGGGGCTACGAAGTGCACAGACCCTGTGAGACCGGATGTGTGGCCGTATTGAAGGGTGGCCGCAGTGAGGACAACGGCGCGGAGAAAACGATCGCACTTAGGGCCGATATCGACGCTCTGCCCATCCGGGAAGAGGGAGAAGCCAAGTCGGAATTCCTTTCAGAAAACGATGGTGTGGCCCACTGCTGCGGACACGATCTGCATACGGCAAACCTGCTTGGTACGGCTTTGCTGCTTTCAGAGCAAAAGAATGCGCTATCCGGAAATGTAATTCTGATTTTTCAGGCCGGTGAAGAGGTCTTGCCGGGTGGCGGACGTCTGCTTGCCGAAACCGGAATACTTGAGGAGCTTGGGGTCAGTGAAATTTACGGACTGCATACGGATCCCCGGCACGAACCGGGCCGGGTGGCAGTAAAAAAAGGTCCGATGATGGCTTCACCATACGAATTTACTGTGGAAATCCGCGGCAAGGGAGGACATGCCGCAGCACCGCATCAGGCAGCAGATCCCATTGTAATTGCGGCCCAGGTCATCATGCAGCTTCAGACGATTGTCAGCCGCTATACCGATCCCGCCGATGCGGCAGTCGTAACCGTGTCCAGGATTAAAGCCGGTACCGCCCGGAACATCATACCCGAAACTGTTGTGCTGGAGGGTACCATCCGAACCTTCAGTGAGCAGCAGACCAAAGACATTTTCCGGAGAATTGAATCTATTTGTGACCATGCCGCTGCTTCTGCCGGCGGCAGCGCGGAATGCGAGCTCATAACGGGATATCCGCCCGTTATCAACCATCCGGAGACAACAGAAAAGTTTATGAATATGGCCGGTGATGTCCTCGTCCCATTGGAAAAACCGGTTATGGCCGGCGAGGATTTCTCCTTTTATCAGAAACAGATTCCGGGAACGTTCTTCTTTCTCGGAAGCGGAAGTGATGAAGCTGACAGCAGGCACTCCTGGCATCATCCGCGATACAATGTGGATGAGCGGTGCCTGAAAACAGGGATGCGGGTCATGGCATCACTCGTGCTGCAACTTGATCCGGAGGCATAG
- a CDS encoding bile acid:sodium symporter family protein, with protein MDIETQLLHSIDQILLALMIFVIMFGMGASLTIEDFKAVARRPRGVFIGFLSQFGVMPLIAFSLAVILELPPAFAIALILIGCLPGGTTSNMFAYFARGSVALSISMTTASTLLALLMMPLLLELYASGFTRQISEAMAAEGTATGADFVIPTMNIVGSLLLVLIPVAGGMVLRRFSPGWAKTAEDTAGFVAIIVILFLLGTAFSRHGGLFLQTPWQVYFSAIFLGLLGFLFGYWMSRLLGVQPLFQRAISLETGIQNGPVSFAIILLSFTEPTVQNQMIWLAILYSTTIVITSSFITLYLRKKGKYDWEVYRNTVVHNRLFGDDYVTEYPEGFLTPRIANDPSQGTCPSQKR; from the coding sequence ATGGATATTGAAACCCAATTACTTCACTCCATCGACCAGATCCTTCTGGCACTGATGATTTTTGTGATCATGTTCGGCATGGGTGCCAGCCTGACCATCGAGGATTTCAAGGCGGTGGCCAGAAGGCCGCGCGGCGTGTTCATCGGTTTTCTGTCACAGTTCGGTGTCATGCCTCTGATAGCATTCAGTCTGGCTGTCATTCTTGAACTTCCTCCTGCATTTGCGATTGCACTCATCCTCATAGGGTGTCTTCCGGGCGGAACAACCTCGAACATGTTTGCCTATTTTGCCCGCGGATCGGTGGCGTTAAGCATTTCGATGACTACTGCCTCTACATTGCTGGCATTGCTGATGATGCCGCTGCTGCTGGAGTTGTATGCTTCGGGCTTTACAAGGCAGATCAGTGAAGCCATGGCGGCCGAGGGTACGGCGACGGGTGCCGATTTTGTCATTCCGACCATGAATATCGTCGGATCACTGTTGCTGGTTCTGATACCCGTTGCCGGCGGTATGGTATTGCGAAGATTTTCTCCGGGATGGGCGAAGACGGCGGAAGATACAGCCGGTTTTGTTGCCATCATCGTGATTCTGTTCCTGCTGGGAACTGCATTTTCACGGCACGGCGGACTGTTCCTTCAAACGCCATGGCAGGTATATTTCTCGGCTATTTTTCTCGGGCTGCTCGGATTTCTTTTCGGTTACTGGATGTCGCGGCTTCTGGGCGTTCAGCCACTGTTTCAGCGGGCCATTTCCCTGGAAACCGGTATCCAGAACGGACCGGTTTCGTTTGCCATAATCCTGCTGAGCTTTACCGAACCTACGGTACAAAACCAGATGATCTGGCTTGCCATTCTTTACTCTACCACCATCGTGATTACGTCGTCGTTTATCACGCTCTACCTGCGGAAAAAGGGCAAGTACGATTGGGAGGTATACCGAAATACCGTTGTACACAACCGTCTGTTCGGTGATGACTACGTGACGGAGTATCCGGAAGGATTTCTCACTCCCCGCATTGCAAATGATCCCAGCCAGGGCACCTGCCCGAGCCAGAAGCGCTGA